A part of Halobaculum sp. MBLA0143 genomic DNA contains:
- a CDS encoding 30S ribosomal protein S19e, whose product MVTLYDVPAEDLLDEVADRLEDRIEEPAWAEFVTTGVDRELPPQQEDFWFVRAASLLRKVADQGPVGVGTLATDYGGAKSGSTRYRVAPPSQVDGSRNIIRTILQELEEEGLVETAQGEGRRVTDDGRSFLDDVAGDVLEELDRPELERYA is encoded by the coding sequence ATGGTCACCCTCTACGACGTTCCGGCGGAGGACCTCTTGGACGAGGTCGCCGACCGGCTCGAGGATCGAATCGAGGAACCGGCGTGGGCCGAGTTCGTCACGACCGGCGTCGACCGCGAGCTACCCCCCCAGCAGGAGGACTTCTGGTTCGTCCGGGCGGCGTCGCTGCTCCGGAAGGTCGCAGACCAGGGGCCGGTCGGCGTCGGCACACTCGCGACCGACTACGGCGGCGCCAAGTCCGGCTCCACCCGCTACCGGGTCGCTCCGCCCAGCCAGGTCGACGGCTCTCGGAACATCATCCGGACGATCCTCCAGGAACTGGAAGAGGAGGGGCTCGTCGAGACCGCACAGGGTGAGGGCCGCCGCGTCACCGACGACGGCCGGTCGTTCCTCGACGACGTCGCCGGCGACGTGTTGGAGGAGCTCGACCGTCCGGAGCTCGAACGCTACGCCTAG
- a CDS encoding YbhN family protein — protein sequence MDGDRLRATVVGFLAAAGVLAVLVYTLDVGELSENILRAEPRLLALVVGAILVWLFAWGLALRTVLSVLGEKIRPRVAFLVFNGAMFSNNVTPFGQAGGEPVTALLISQVTDAEYERSLAAIASVDTLNFFPSIGFALFGAAYYATRITLPRQLRFATGVAVLLAVAVPVGGYTAWRYRASLSGFVVGRLTPLVQRVARGLPGVSEPSPESVAQRIEHFFGAIERVATDPKGLALAMSASTLGWFCQMIGLWLAFQALSQPVDFVVIMFAVPMGAVAGATPTPGGSGFIETVLIALLTVLLPVPGATVGAAVILFRAAVFGVPVLIGGLVVSWIGVDVFG from the coding sequence ATGGACGGCGACCGTCTCCGCGCCACTGTCGTCGGGTTCCTCGCCGCTGCGGGCGTCCTGGCGGTGCTCGTCTACACCCTGGACGTGGGGGAGCTGTCCGAGAACATTCTACGCGCGGAGCCGCGACTGCTGGCCCTCGTCGTCGGCGCGATCCTCGTGTGGCTGTTCGCCTGGGGGTTGGCGCTCCGGACCGTGTTGTCCGTCCTCGGGGAGAAGATCCGCCCGCGAGTCGCGTTTCTCGTGTTCAACGGCGCGATGTTCTCGAACAACGTGACGCCGTTCGGCCAGGCCGGCGGGGAGCCGGTGACGGCGCTCCTGATCTCCCAGGTGACGGACGCGGAGTACGAACGGAGTCTGGCGGCCATCGCCAGCGTCGACACGCTCAACTTCTTCCCGTCCATCGGGTTCGCGCTGTTCGGGGCCGCCTACTACGCCACCCGGATCACGCTCCCGCGTCAGCTCCGGTTCGCCACCGGGGTCGCCGTGCTCCTGGCCGTCGCCGTCCCGGTAGGCGGCTACACTGCCTGGCGCTACCGGGCGTCGCTGTCCGGGTTCGTCGTCGGCCGGCTGACGCCCCTGGTCCAACGGGTCGCCCGAGGGCTGCCGGGCGTGTCGGAGCCCAGCCCCGAGTCCGTCGCCCAGCGGATCGAACACTTCTTCGGCGCGATCGAACGGGTGGCGACGGACCCGAAGGGGCTCGCGTTGGCGATGTCCGCGTCCACGCTGGGGTGGTTCTGCCAGATGATCGGACTCTGGCTCGCCTTCCAGGCGCTGAGCCAGCCCGTCGACTTCGTCGTCATCATGTTCGCGGTGCCGATGGGGGCCGTCGCCGGGGCGACGCCGACCCCCGGCGGCTCCGGCTTCATCGAGACCGTCCTGATCGCGTTGTTGACCGTGCTGTTGCCCGTCCCCGGCGCGACCGTCGGGGCGGCCGTGATCCTGTTCCGGGCGGCCGTGTTCGGCGTTCCGGTGTTGATCGGTGGGCTCGTCGTCTCCTGGATCGGCGTCGACGTGTTCGGGTAG
- the thiL gene encoding thiamine-phosphate kinase, with amino-acid sequence MDEREALSLLAAELPTAGDDAAVVDGSVLTTDMLHETTDFPDGVTRATAGWRAVGASLSDLAATGAEAVAAVAVYGAPGFEADELREFLRGAREVCESVDAEYVGGDLDETAEFTLATTALGRTTDAGPLGRSGATVGDAVCVTGRLGRTAAALSCFADGETERGNELFRFPPRVAAGVALAPHATAGMDVSDGLARSLHQMAAAGDCGFAVDGDNVPIHPAVTGEPSERLRAATTVGEDFELLVTVPAEGVADARAASPVNLTVVGEVTESGVTLDGEPMADEGWSHGG; translated from the coding sequence ATGGACGAACGCGAGGCGCTGTCGTTGTTGGCGGCGGAGCTGCCGACGGCCGGCGACGACGCCGCCGTCGTGGACGGCAGCGTGTTGACGACGGACATGCTCCACGAGACGACGGACTTCCCCGACGGCGTGACCCGTGCCACGGCGGGTTGGCGAGCGGTCGGCGCCTCGCTGTCGGACCTGGCGGCGACGGGGGCGGAGGCAGTCGCGGCCGTCGCCGTCTACGGCGCCCCGGGGTTCGAGGCCGACGAGCTCCGCGAGTTCCTTCGGGGGGCACGCGAGGTGTGTGAGAGCGTCGACGCGGAGTACGTCGGCGGGGACTTAGACGAGACGGCGGAGTTCACCCTGGCGACGACGGCGCTGGGCCGGACGACGGACGCGGGGCCGCTCGGGCGGTCGGGAGCCACCGTCGGTGACGCCGTCTGTGTCACTGGTCGACTGGGCCGCACCGCGGCCGCCCTCTCGTGTTTCGCCGACGGGGAGACCGAACGAGGCAACGAGCTGTTCCGGTTCCCGCCGCGGGTGGCCGCCGGCGTCGCGCTCGCTCCGCACGCCACCGCGGGGATGGACGTGAGCGACGGGCTGGCGCGGTCACTCCACCAGATGGCCGCGGCCGGCGACTGCGGGTTCGCCGTCGACGGCGACAACGTGCCGATCCACCCCGCAGTGACGGGGGAGCCGTCCGAGCGGCTCCGGGCCGCGACGACCGTCGGGGAGGACTTCGAACTCCTCGTGACCGTGCCGGCCGAGGGGGTGGCCGACGCCCGAGCGGCGTCGCCGGTCAACCTGACGGTCGTCGGCGAGGTGACCGAGTCGGGCGTCACACTGGACGGAGAGCCGATGGCCGACGAAGGGTGGAGCCACGGCGGCTAG
- a CDS encoding site-2 protease family protein translates to MSAADPESAPRPPELDDVFHLTQIRSDGKRIVYYGVSEVSERELLERLWEPFRELGYDVQTTDTGTGRDVIVAREYSTGVQGVPWVNIGLFFATILSTLLVGAVGWYYIPVSELTSNPLAALEAWPFTAAVLGVLMTHELGHYVMGRYHGVDVSLPYVIPFFLPFGTMGAIIRMRSRMPDREALFDIGVAGPLAGLAATVVVTAIGLLLGPMEVPPGTVSAGTQVIVFNNPPLLDLIATVLGQPTGYDSATQVTHPVIMGGWIGMFFTLLNLLPVGQLDGGHILRAIAGRHQERIAALVPVALFAVSGYLHFVRGLSLNESVGLWAFWGVFAAFIAYRGPAHPIDDTELDSRRVAVGLFTFLAGLLCFMLVPIEVATI, encoded by the coding sequence ATGAGTGCCGCGGACCCAGAGTCGGCCCCCCGCCCGCCGGAGTTGGACGACGTGTTCCACCTGACACAGATCCGGAGCGACGGCAAACGGATCGTCTACTACGGCGTCTCCGAGGTGTCCGAGCGGGAACTACTCGAACGGCTGTGGGAGCCGTTCAGGGAACTCGGCTACGACGTACAGACCACCGACACGGGCACGGGCCGGGACGTGATCGTCGCCCGCGAGTACTCCACCGGAGTCCAGGGCGTCCCGTGGGTCAACATCGGGCTGTTCTTCGCCACGATACTCAGCACGCTGCTCGTCGGCGCCGTGGGGTGGTACTACATCCCCGTGTCGGAGCTGACGAGCAACCCTCTGGCGGCGTTGGAGGCGTGGCCGTTCACCGCCGCCGTCCTGGGGGTGTTGATGACACACGAACTCGGCCACTACGTGATGGGACGGTACCACGGCGTCGACGTGTCGCTCCCGTACGTCATCCCCTTCTTCCTCCCGTTCGGGACGATGGGAGCGATCATTCGGATGCGCAGCCGGATGCCCGACCGAGAGGCGTTGTTCGACATCGGGGTCGCCGGCCCGTTGGCCGGGCTGGCGGCGACCGTCGTCGTCACCGCCATCGGGCTCCTGTTGGGGCCGATGGAGGTGCCGCCGGGGACGGTCTCGGCCGGCACCCAGGTGATCGTGTTCAACAATCCGCCGTTGCTCGACCTGATCGCGACCGTGCTCGGCCAGCCGACCGGGTACGACTCCGCGACACAGGTCACCCACCCGGTGATCATGGGCGGCTGGATCGGGATGTTCTTCACACTCCTGAACCTGCTGCCGGTCGGCCAACTGGACGGCGGCCACATCCTCCGAGCCATCGCCGGCCGACACCAGGAACGGATCGCCGCGCTCGTCCCGGTGGCGTTGTTCGCCGTCTCCGGGTACCTGCACTTCGTCCGTGGGCTCAGTCTCAACGAGTCCGTCGGGCTGTGGGCGTTCTGGGGCGTGTTCGCCGCGTTCATCGCCTACCGCGGCCCGGCACACCCCATCGACGACACGGAGCTGGACAGCCGCCGTGTCGCCGTCGGGCTGTTCACCTTCCTCGCCGGACTCCTCTGTTTCATGCTCGTCCCCATCGAAGTGGCGACGATCTAG
- a CDS encoding molybdopterin synthase translates to MQTLSVVGAEPDLAAVAERLDGRTATVVAGEVPAPETGAVTVTLSPDGDRQTRATDDSFSAVLDRLAPEYDHALVAGFSRLRLPTVVVGDREVPGRVVRRVEAAGELSAAELAETVRSVEPYVTLASLVARAKDAEGTDRSGALATFTGRVRAKDGPDDDRTTHLAFERYDEVAERRLAEIEAELAARDGVFGVWTHHRVGVIPDGEDIVFVVVLAGHREEAFETVSDGIDRLKSEVPIFKKETTVSDEFWTHEHE, encoded by the coding sequence GTGCAGACCCTGAGTGTCGTCGGCGCCGAGCCGGATCTCGCCGCCGTCGCCGAGCGACTGGACGGCCGGACGGCGACGGTCGTCGCCGGCGAGGTCCCCGCCCCCGAGACGGGGGCCGTGACGGTGACGCTCTCGCCGGACGGCGACCGCCAGACCCGCGCGACGGACGACAGTTTCTCGGCCGTCCTGGACCGCCTCGCGCCGGAGTACGACCACGCGCTCGTCGCCGGCTTCTCTCGACTCCGGCTCCCGACGGTCGTCGTCGGCGACCGCGAGGTCCCGGGTCGAGTCGTCCGGCGCGTCGAGGCGGCCGGGGAGCTGTCCGCGGCGGAACTCGCCGAGACCGTCCGGTCGGTCGAGCCGTACGTCACGTTGGCGTCGTTGGTCGCCCGGGCGAAGGACGCCGAGGGGACAGACCGCTCGGGGGCGCTGGCGACGTTCACCGGACGGGTCCGGGCGAAGGACGGCCCGGACGACGACCGCACCACACACCTCGCGTTCGAGCGGTACGACGAGGTCGCAGAGCGCCGCCTCGCCGAGATCGAGGCGGAGCTGGCGGCCCGCGACGGAGTGTTCGGCGTGTGGACGCACCACCGTGTCGGCGTGATCCCGGACGGTGAAGACATCGTGTTCGTCGTCGTCCTCGCCGGCCACCGGGAGGAGGCGTTCGAGACCGTCTCCGACGGGATCGACCGGCTGAAGTCCGAGGTGCCCATCTTCAAGAAGGAGACCACCGTCTCGGACGAGTTCTGGACTCACGAGCACGAGTGA
- a CDS encoding class I SAM-dependent methyltransferase, whose translation MACSTEQRAEPDRAYEIDGVAFLGRTFDEYSRLFGLEPSQLSGARVLDCPGGASGFTAGAVARGADAYAVDPVYGADTETVAARGRRDLRRAVAALDGVEDLYVWETYDGTDDLASHRWSALGRFLADYDDNPGRYLPAALPNLPFPDDSFDLVCCSHLLCLYAGEFDHGFHVAAIRELCRVARGEVRVFPLVDFSTHRYEGLDDLLLELERAGHDPEIRSVDFEFQRGADECLVVDVARKG comes from the coding sequence ATGGCGTGTTCCACAGAGCAGCGTGCGGAGCCCGACCGCGCCTACGAGATCGACGGCGTCGCCTTCCTCGGACGGACGTTCGACGAGTACAGCCGACTGTTCGGGCTGGAGCCGTCGCAGCTGTCCGGCGCGCGGGTGCTCGACTGCCCCGGCGGGGCCAGCGGGTTCACGGCCGGTGCGGTCGCGCGCGGCGCGGACGCGTACGCAGTCGATCCGGTGTACGGTGCCGACACCGAGACGGTCGCGGCCCGGGGCCGCCGTGACCTTCGCCGGGCGGTCGCGGCCCTGGACGGCGTGGAGGACCTGTACGTGTGGGAGACGTACGACGGAACCGACGACCTGGCGAGCCACCGGTGGAGCGCGCTCGGCCGATTCCTCGCCGACTACGATGACAACCCCGGCCGGTATCTCCCGGCGGCACTCCCGAACCTCCCGTTCCCGGACGACAGCTTCGACCTGGTCTGTTGTTCTCACCTCCTGTGTCTGTACGCCGGGGAGTTCGACCACGGGTTCCACGTCGCCGCGATCAGGGAGCTGTGCCGGGTCGCCCGCGGCGAGGTACGGGTGTTCCCGCTCGTCGACTTCTCCACGCACCGGTACGAGGGGTTGGACGACCTCCTGCTCGAACTGGAACGGGCCGGCCACGACCCTGAGATTCGGTCTGTCGACTTCGAGTTCCAACGCGGCGCCGACGAGTGTCTCGTCGTCGACGTCGCACGTAAGGGCTAA
- the pyrH gene encoding UMP kinase, producing MRVVLSLGGSVLAPELDGERVASHAAAVERLVRDGCDVGVVVGGGGVAREYIETGREMGANEVALDRLGIDVTRVNARLLRAGFGEVADPTLAADYETAEAALGRGETVVMGGVTPGQTTDAVAAVLAESVGADLLVYGTGADGVYDADPAADPDATKSDRLSPSELVDRIAPMSRDAGASAPVDLFAAKLIERAGMRTVVLDGTDPDAVADAVLTGEHTGTDVVPEGGAEPSYWAH from the coding sequence ATGAGAGTCGTACTGTCGCTCGGGGGGAGTGTGCTCGCGCCGGAACTGGACGGCGAGCGGGTGGCCAGCCACGCGGCGGCGGTCGAACGGCTCGTCCGCGACGGCTGTGACGTGGGTGTGGTCGTCGGCGGCGGCGGCGTGGCCCGGGAGTACATCGAGACGGGCAGAGAGATGGGCGCCAACGAGGTGGCGCTCGACCGCTTGGGAATCGACGTGACTCGGGTGAACGCCAGACTGCTGCGGGCCGGCTTCGGGGAGGTCGCCGACCCGACGCTGGCGGCGGACTACGAGACGGCCGAGGCGGCGCTCGGGCGCGGTGAGACGGTGGTGATGGGCGGGGTGACCCCCGGCCAGACGACGGACGCCGTCGCGGCCGTGCTCGCGGAGTCCGTCGGCGCGGACCTGCTCGTGTACGGCACCGGCGCCGACGGCGTGTACGACGCCGACCCGGCCGCCGACCCGGACGCGACGAAGTCCGACCGGCTGTCGCCGTCCGAACTCGTCGACCGTATCGCGCCGATGAGCCGCGACGCCGGCGCCTCCGCCCCGGTGGACCTGTTCGCCGCCAAGCTGATCGAACGCGCCGGAATGCGGACGGTCGTCTTGGACGGGACCGATCCCGACGCCGTCGCCGACGCCGTCCTCACGGGCGAGCACACCGGCACCGACGTCGTCCCGGAGGGCGGGGCGGAGCCGTCGTACTGGGCGCACTGA
- the lysS gene encoding lysine--tRNA ligase yields the protein MSSHEANAADDAADATAETDLSPGVDADEPEGGETDHHVFWADAVADEILARDPDEPIVIKGGVSPSGIPHLGHFNEILRGYFVAEVLRERGYAVEQVFTSDDRDGLRKVPRNLATEDWEIVGLGAVDGGALGRNLGVPYTDVPDPFGDCHDSYGDHFTALLRDSADAIGVPVVFESNTELYESGRFDDAVDTVLSDDDAAAVLSEFQASATADDVPFMAQCPECDRLTTDVSDVNSDDRTVAFACSGMEAGGDQIDGCGAEGRVSLRDGKLPWRFEWPAQWETLGVDFEPFGKDHAEGSWPSGEEIVRRVFDAEPPVPFVYEWFTLDGEALSSSSGHVVTVREVLDLIGPEVVKYFFLRNPGRAKDFDVSRLDQLVDEFDRFERLYFDEEDGPEELEALADRAYPLLVDEVRPDRVRLPYTFAAVLGMVDDREFRVQMARDEGHFEEDTPEWAIEAALERVERARRWAERTDNAYNYRLQRDLPAHEFDDATVAALGDLADFVAEGHDGEAIQGEVYEAAKRHDVDVGEFFQAGYRLFFDDTQGPRLGEFLGELEREFVVERLRRES from the coding sequence ATGAGCAGCCACGAGGCGAACGCGGCCGACGACGCCGCGGACGCGACCGCCGAGACCGACCTCTCGCCCGGGGTCGACGCAGACGAACCGGAGGGTGGCGAGACGGACCACCACGTGTTCTGGGCCGACGCCGTCGCCGACGAGATTCTGGCGCGCGACCCCGACGAACCGATCGTGATCAAGGGCGGCGTCTCCCCGTCTGGGATCCCCCACCTCGGTCACTTCAACGAGATCCTCCGGGGGTACTTCGTCGCCGAGGTGCTCCGCGAGCGCGGGTACGCGGTCGAACAGGTGTTCACGAGCGACGACCGCGACGGCCTCCGGAAGGTGCCCCGGAACCTCGCCACCGAAGACTGGGAGATCGTCGGGCTGGGAGCCGTCGACGGCGGCGCGCTCGGGCGCAACCTCGGCGTACCGTACACGGACGTGCCGGACCCGTTCGGCGACTGTCACGACTCGTACGGCGACCACTTCACGGCGCTCCTGCGGGACAGCGCCGACGCCATCGGCGTCCCCGTCGTCTTCGAGTCGAACACGGAACTGTACGAGTCCGGGCGGTTCGACGACGCCGTCGACACCGTGTTGTCGGACGACGACGCCGCCGCGGTGTTGTCGGAGTTCCAGGCGTCGGCGACGGCCGACGACGTGCCGTTCATGGCGCAGTGCCCGGAGTGTGACCGGCTGACGACGGACGTGTCCGACGTGAACTCGGACGACCGGACCGTCGCGTTCGCCTGCAGCGGGATGGAAGCCGGCGGCGACCAGATCGACGGCTGTGGCGCGGAGGGCCGGGTGTCGCTGCGCGACGGGAAGCTCCCCTGGCGGTTCGAGTGGCCGGCACAGTGGGAGACGCTGGGCGTCGACTTCGAGCCGTTCGGGAAGGACCACGCCGAAGGGTCGTGGCCCTCCGGCGAGGAGATCGTCCGTCGCGTGTTCGACGCAGAGCCGCCCGTCCCGTTCGTCTACGAGTGGTTCACGCTGGACGGGGAGGCGCTGTCGTCGTCGTCCGGCCACGTCGTCACCGTCCGGGAGGTGCTGGACCTGATCGGGCCGGAGGTGGTCAAGTACTTCTTCCTCCGGAACCCCGGACGGGCGAAGGACTTCGACGTGAGCCGGCTGGACCAACTGGTCGACGAGTTCGACCGGTTCGAACGGCTCTACTTCGACGAGGAGGACGGGCCCGAGGAGTTGGAGGCGCTGGCGGACCGGGCGTACCCGTTGCTCGTCGACGAGGTGCGGCCAGACCGGGTCCGACTGCCGTACACCTTCGCGGCCGTGCTCGGGATGGTGGACGACCGGGAGTTCCGGGTGCAGATGGCCCGCGACGAGGGCCACTTCGAGGAGGACACCCCGGAGTGGGCGATCGAGGCGGCGCTCGAACGGGTGGAACGCGCCCGGCGGTGGGCCGAGCGGACGGACAACGCCTACAACTACCGGCTCCAACGGGACCTCCCGGCCCACGAGTTCGACGACGCCACCGTCGCGGCGTTGGGCGATCTCGCCGACTTCGTCGCCGAGGGCCACGACGGCGAGGCGATTCAAGGCGAGGTGTACGAGGCGGCCAAGCGCCACGACGTGGACGTCGGCGAGTTCTTCCAGGCGGGCTACCGGCTGTTCTTCGACGACACACAGGGGCCGCGGCTGGGTGAGTTCCTGGGAGAGCTCGAACGGGAGTTCGTCGTCGAACGGCTGCGCCGGGAGTCTTAG
- a CDS encoding EMC3/TMCO1 family protein, which yields MSGLWTLTDKLVASLAFLLATGYAVAPVRELVVAGVGGLLAPLSVWLPFSALIVVLGGASGVTSALARAVVRDGDRAEQARDRVEQLRDRITEADGDVDPAVQEEISSEMFTALAENLRPAAYSAAVSVPAFIWLRWAFAAPAAAVAPAAVVLPVVGTVAWSAAVIGPVKLWLVWYLGASLSTGALARRGLARLGLS from the coding sequence GTGTCTGGACTCTGGACGCTCACCGACAAACTCGTCGCGTCGTTAGCGTTCCTGCTCGCCACCGGCTACGCCGTCGCGCCGGTGCGGGAGCTGGTCGTGGCCGGCGTCGGCGGCCTGCTCGCCCCCCTGTCCGTCTGGCTCCCGTTCTCGGCGTTGATCGTCGTGCTCGGTGGCGCCTCCGGCGTCACGAGCGCGCTCGCCCGGGCGGTCGTCCGCGACGGCGACCGGGCCGAGCAGGCCCGCGACCGGGTCGAACAGCTCCGCGACCGGATCACCGAGGCGGACGGCGACGTGGACCCGGCGGTCCAAGAGGAGATCAGCTCGGAGATGTTCACGGCGCTCGCGGAGAATCTCCGCCCGGCGGCGTACAGCGCCGCGGTCTCCGTTCCGGCGTTCATCTGGCTGCGGTGGGCGTTCGCGGCCCCGGCGGCCGCCGTCGCCCCCGCCGCGGTGGTTCTGCCGGTCGTCGGCACCGTCGCCTGGTCTGCGGCGGTGATCGGCCCGGTGAAACTCTGGCTCGTCTGGTACCTCGGCGCCTCGCTGTCGACCGGCGCACTCGCACGCCGCGGGCTCGCCCGGCTGGGCCTGAGCTAA
- a CDS encoding PadR family transcriptional regulator encodes MRKSGPPRGLISYLMLELLEEKPRYGYEILKEIESISGGHWEPSYGSVYPVLHNFEDEGWAERIERDDEPDRKYFRLTDVGRDHLAEKRGDSGGDAREFADVILGFYHVYVAFATDDRFDVDDAAEGWQFDDDHSAWIAEQVIRHHERDFGPFERIDATPEEFHGEEPPSPEEGGDADEADVETDGGR; translated from the coding sequence ATGCGGAAGAGCGGCCCGCCGCGTGGGCTCATCTCGTACCTGATGTTGGAGCTTCTGGAGGAGAAGCCGCGGTACGGCTACGAGATACTCAAGGAGATCGAGTCTATCAGCGGCGGCCACTGGGAACCCTCCTACGGCTCCGTCTACCCAGTGCTCCACAACTTCGAGGACGAAGGGTGGGCAGAGCGAATCGAGCGCGACGACGAGCCCGACCGGAAGTACTTCCGGCTGACGGACGTCGGCCGGGACCACCTCGCGGAGAAGCGAGGCGACTCCGGCGGCGACGCCCGAGAGTTCGCGGACGTAATTCTGGGCTTCTACCACGTGTACGTCGCCTTCGCCACGGACGACCGGTTCGACGTGGACGACGCCGCGGAGGGCTGGCAGTTCGACGACGACCACTCCGCCTGGATCGCAGAACAGGTGATCCGTCACCACGAACGCGACTTCGGACCGTTCGAACGGATCGACGCCACCCCCGAGGAGTTCCACGGGGAGGAGCCACCGTCTCCCGAGGAGGGCGGCGACGCAGACGAGGCAGACGTGGAGACGGACGGCGGCCGGTGA
- a CDS encoding site-2 protease family protein codes for MNTLLWVLAGVLVYSAAATALSTRGYLPDAVRVQGPLTTLHTTVGRRFLGWVAGPRRFWRAWSNLGVGVALVVMAGMFLFLLRGAAVTLQNPTATTANQPSNFLLVPGVNDFLPLAVAPEIVAGLAIALVVHEAGHGLLYRVEGVDLDSLGLVLFTIVPIGAFAQPVGEEGRLDIDRGANNRVFAAGVTNNFAVTIVAYALLFGPVIGAITAAPGVAVAGVYPGTAASDAGIGPGDRITAVGDRPIDGADELNAALDDVGDPSVEIGVNGETTTTLDRRVVVIGTSPGNPAGFSVAGDGEAITVSAVNGTTVRTEAAFEDAAARHELARLETSAGNLTVPLGAYVQSSSASLAGSDGPPANTSLVVTRLDGRRIVGDAALSSSLAERSPDETVSLRAYVDGEFQNYTVTLGEGPQGDATLGGVARGTSGLVVGDVGVRTYPAESYLALLGGSVSPPGPLSGLVDSALGLVFATLLLPLAGAIGILPYNFAGFYGDVANFYDVTGPLAAAGETPVFLAANVLFWTAWVNLQLGVFNCIPGYPLDGGRILRMVVEGVVSRLPVGNRERLVRTVTTSVGLVMLASLLLIMFGPQVLS; via the coding sequence ATGAACACACTGCTGTGGGTTCTCGCGGGCGTGTTGGTCTACTCTGCGGCCGCGACCGCGCTGTCGACGCGCGGCTACCTCCCGGACGCCGTCCGGGTCCAGGGGCCGCTGACGACGCTCCACACCACCGTCGGTCGGCGGTTCCTCGGCTGGGTCGCCGGCCCCCGACGGTTCTGGCGGGCGTGGTCGAACCTCGGTGTCGGCGTCGCGCTCGTCGTGATGGCCGGGATGTTCCTGTTCCTCCTCCGTGGGGCGGCCGTCACCCTCCAGAATCCGACCGCTACGACCGCCAACCAGCCCTCGAACTTCCTGCTCGTCCCCGGTGTCAACGACTTCCTCCCGTTGGCCGTCGCCCCGGAGATCGTCGCCGGGCTGGCGATCGCGCTCGTCGTCCACGAGGCCGGCCACGGACTGCTGTACAGAGTCGAGGGCGTCGACCTCGACTCGCTCGGGCTCGTCTTGTTCACGATCGTCCCCATCGGGGCCTTCGCCCAGCCGGTCGGCGAGGAGGGCCGACTGGACATCGACCGCGGCGCCAACAACCGCGTGTTCGCCGCCGGCGTGACCAACAACTTCGCCGTGACGATCGTCGCGTACGCACTCCTGTTCGGCCCGGTGATCGGCGCGATCACCGCCGCGCCGGGCGTCGCCGTCGCCGGCGTCTACCCCGGCACCGCCGCGAGCGACGCCGGAATCGGCCCCGGCGACCGGATCACCGCCGTCGGCGACCGGCCGATCGACGGCGCCGACGAGCTGAACGCCGCCTTAGACGACGTCGGCGACCCGTCGGTGGAGATCGGTGTGAACGGAGAGACGACGACGACGCTCGACCGCCGGGTGGTGGTGATCGGCACCTCCCCGGGTAATCCCGCCGGCTTCTCCGTCGCGGGCGACGGGGAAGCCATCACAGTGTCGGCAGTGAACGGCACGACCGTCCGGACGGAGGCGGCCTTCGAGGACGCGGCCGCTCGCCACGAACTCGCACGGCTGGAGACGAGCGCCGGTAACCTCACCGTGCCGCTCGGGGCGTACGTGCAGAGCAGTTCCGCCTCGCTCGCGGGGAGTGACGGACCGCCCGCCAACACTTCGCTCGTCGTCACCCGGCTGGACGGACGACGGATCGTCGGCGACGCGGCGCTGTCGTCGTCGTTGGCCGAGCGGTCGCCCGACGAGACGGTGTCGCTGCGGGCGTACGTCGACGGGGAGTTCCAGAACTACACCGTCACGCTCGGGGAGGGTCCACAGGGTGACGCCACGCTCGGCGGCGTCGCCCGTGGCACCTCCGGACTGGTCGTCGGCGACGTCGGCGTCCGGACGTACCCCGCCGAGAGCTACCTCGCGCTGCTGGGCGGCAGCGTCTCGCCGCCCGGCCCGTTGTCCGGGCTCGTCGACAGCGCGCTCGGGCTCGTCTTCGCCACGCTCCTGCTCCCGTTGGCGGGCGCCATCGGCATCCTCCCGTACAACTTCGCGGGGTTCTACGGCGACGTGGCCAACTTCTACGACGTGACCGGCCCCCTCGCGGCCGCGGGCGAGACGCCGGTGTTCCTGGCCGCGAACGTCTTGTTCTGGACGGCCTGGGTCAACCTCCAACTGGGGGTGTTCAACTGTATCCCCGGCTACCCACTCGACGGCGGGCGCATCCTCCGGATGGTCGTCGAGGGTGTCGTCTCCCGACTCCCGGTCGGCAACAGAGAACGGCTCGTCCGGACGGTCACCACCTCCGTCGGACTGGTGATGCTCGCGTCGCTGTTGCTCATCATGTTCGGGCCGCAGGTCCTGTCTTAG